One Drosophila kikkawai strain 14028-0561.14 chromosome 3L, DkikHiC1v2, whole genome shotgun sequence genomic window carries:
- the LOC108070423 gene encoding ecto-NOX disulfide-thiol exchanger 2, which translates to MLPLFGTMPNGVSLPNHPNFLNQLAAAISTVATTTAGGGGGGGVGGAITMGATSPPKQASNNKTVKPQQQPQGSAPMDLENENEHTADVTSTTNHKDPKLQATSAGLSLPDSAQLYLNGLMQTPPGYLYFPTIQAGSGPAGGNTSATGGASASSVTATGSNTNAQMLMDPTAMMAAAMQQMQQMHYAAAAAAGMPSEAGAVEAALSADGTGAAGLKEVIKTKNCILFPPNPNAPPPTIRDRPPGCRTVFVGGLPENITEEVIREIFESCGEITTLRMSKKNFCHIRYRQETAIDRAIYLSGYRLRISALNEPPNFGRLHVDYAQARDDQYDYECRQRQQQREQRHRERMSLDRMRSQSPPPIPHYTDHEATAVAEHLRTNETFVKAIQTITAWLERGDCTKRNANIFYSMIQSTHAHVRRLHADKLQLEEDLKKARDSYRKQMGTMSTQFTQIEKVFNAASHKKVWDHFTKAQRKNIDQWKKLATELRTVQITDDEMEISDDERDYERRGPGAKRMRYDSDSLKDENDSLRCQLEAIRHEMTLERSDYVQREKQIKVLQETIRNMQTQLLQTKMREQKDTKIIEQLERNLKDAGVKQLLLKTKIKETADKLKNREAKNSNGAASNSSNASNLDYGSDDSCSEETPEPCRQSEPEIIDIDKVDDDVRIIEHQSGVVEIHEIEDDENLEATKATSVETKEKESITQNNSKVNNVETIAEETPISHREKASFQTLALSEAKIIALASAYLVLHPHGVDIANIASYLGGMLCHNNAAPSNLDDLANILRKYTNLFKAKDEAKWRFCGFSESTEP; encoded by the exons ATGC TACCGCTCTTTGGGACCATGCCGAACGGCGTCAGTTTGCCAAATCACCCGAATTTCCTCAACCAACTGGCGGCCGCCATCTCCACGGTGGCCACCACCACTGcgggcggtggcggcggcggcggcgtaggaGGTGCTATCACCATGGGAGCCACATCGCCGCCCAAGCAAGCATCCAACAATAAGACAGTTAagccccagcagcagccgcagggCAGTGCTCCTATGGATCTGGAAAACGAGAATGAACACACGGCGGACGTGACATCAACCACGAACCACAAGGATCCCAAGCTGCAGGCCACATCCGCCGGGCTCTCGCTGCCAGACTCAGCGCAGCTCTACCTGAACGGACTGATGCAGACGCCGCCGGGGTATCTGTACTTTCCGACCATCCAGGCGGGCAGTGGTCCCGCTGGCGGGAACACTTCCGCCACCGGAGGCGCATCCGCTTCATCTGTGACAGCGACAGGCAGCAACACCAATGCCCAGATGCTTATGGATCCCACGGCCATGATGGCAGCGGCCATGCAGCAGATGCAACAAATGCACTacgctgcagcagcggcggcgggaaTGCCCTCGGAGGCGGGAGCAGTGGAAGCAGCCCTCTCGGCGG ATGGCACAGGAGCGGCTGGCCTCAAGGAGGTTATCAAGACGAAGAACTGCATTCTGTTTCCGCCAAACCCCAATGCTCCGCCGCCCACCATACGCGACCGACCGCCCGGCTGTCGCACTGTTTTTGTTGGAGGACTGCCAGAGAACATAACCGAGGAGGTGATCCGTGAGATATTCGAGTCGTGCGGGGAGATCACCACGCTGCGCATGTCGAAGAAGAACTTCTGCCATATCCGTTATCGCCAGGAGACAGCCATAGATCGTGCCATCTACCTATCTGGCTATAGGTTGCGAATTTCGGCGCTAAATGAACCGCCCAACTTTGGACGTCTGCATGTGGACTATGCGCAGGCTCGGGATGACCAGTACGATTACGAGTGCCGGCAGAGACAGCAACAGCGGGAGCAGCGTCACCGGGAACGCATGTCGCTGGACAGAATGCGTTCGCAGTCACCGCCACCCATTCCCCACTATACGGATCACGAGGCAACGGCCGTAGCAGAGCATTTGCGCACCAACGAGACCTTTGTAAAGGCCATCCAGACAATCACCGCCTGGCTGGAGCGCGGTGACTGCACCAAGCGCAATGCCAACATCTTCTATTCGATGATCCAGAGCACCCACGCCCACGTGCGGCGACTCCACGCCGACAAActgcagctggaggaggatcTGAAGAAGGCCAGGGATAGCTACCGCAAGCAGATGGGCACCATGTCCACGCAAT TCACTCAGATTGAAAAAGTGTTCAATGCCGCTAGTCACAAGAAGGTTTGGGACCATTTCACCAAAGCCCAAAGAAAAAACATCGATCAATGGAAGAAGTTAGCCACG GAACTGCGAACGGTCCAGATCACCGACGATGAAATGGAAATCTCCGACGATGAGCGGGACTACGAGAGGCGTGGCCCGGGCGCCAAGAGAATGCGGTATGACAGCGATAGTTTGAAg GACGAAAACGACTCGCTGCGCTGTCAACTGGAGGCCATTCGCCATGAGATGACTTTGGAGCGCAGCGACTATGTGCAGCGCGAGAAGCAGATCAAGGTGCTCCAAGAAACCATTCGCAACATGCAGACACAGCTGCTGCAGACGAAGATGCGCGAACAGAAGGACACCAAGATCATAGAGCAGCTTGAGCGGAATCTCAAGGATGCCGGTGTAAAGCAACTACTGCTAAAGACCAAAATCAAGGAGACGGCCGACAAGTTAAAGAACAGGGAGGCCAAGAACAGCAACGGTGCTGCCTCGAACTCTTCCAACGCCTCGAATCTCGACTATGGCAGCGACGATTCGTGCAGTGAGGAGACCCCAGAGCCTTGTCGGCAGTCGGAGCCGGAAATAATTGATATCGATAAGGTGGACGATGATGTGAGGATCATAGAGCACCAGAGCGGTGTGGTGGAGATCCACGAAATCGAGGATGATGAGAATCTGGAGGCCACAAAGGCGACCTCCGTGGAAACCAAAGAAAAGGAGTCAATTACACAGAATAATTCTAAGGTCAACAATGTGGAGACCATTGCAGAGGAGACACCAATATCGCACAGGGAAAAG GCCTCCTTCCAGACCCTGGCCCTTTCCGAGGCTAAGATAATTGCTCTGGCCTCCGCCTACCTGGTGCTGCATCCCCATGGCGTGGACATTGCCAACATAGCCAGTTACTTAGGCGGAATGCTCTGCCACAACAACGCTGCCCCCAGTAACCTAGATGATCTTGCCAATATACTCAGAAAGTACACCAATCTCTTCAAGGCCAAGGATGAGGCCAAGTGGCGGTTCTGCGGCTTCAGCGAGTCGACGGAGCCGTAG